A single window of Salvia splendens isolate huo1 chromosome 6, SspV2, whole genome shotgun sequence DNA harbors:
- the LOC121807189 gene encoding protein IRX15-LIKE-like, which produces MKAGAKFIVLHHKPGGGAPPPSPSHRAWLLIFILFFAFTFAFTLLTARAPAAVNSNSQLPKPVFDALVHYAALNASSASRMSAEELSAVAAVLRCCAAPCNLLVFGITHETLLWSSLNRNGRSVFIGDSAYMIAKLEERHPSIEAYDVQFTTKASELYDLIEHCKGEIRGECRPVQNLLFSECKLAVNDMPNDIYDVAWDVIVVDGPRGYFGATPGRMSVIFTAGVLARSKGGGAAETHVFVHEFDREAERVSSEEFLCVENLVETKGILGHFVIGKMDDNSNGFGFCSVSASSTVPHNSI; this is translated from the exons ATGAAGGCGGGCGCCAAGTTCATCGTTCTCCACCACAAGCCCGGCGGTGGAGCGCCGCCGCCTAGCCCTTCCCACCGCGCGTGGCTGTTGATCTTCATCCTCTTCTTCGCCTTCACCTTCGCCTTCACCCTCCTCACCGCCAGGGCACCCGCCGCCGTGAATTCCAATTCCCAGCTCCCGAAGCCCGTCTTCGACGCGCTCGTCCACTACGCCGCCCTGAACGCCTCATCCGCCTCCCGCATGTCCGCCGAGGAGCTGAGCGCCGTCGCCGCCGTCCTCCGCTGCTGCGCCGCCCCCTGCAACCTCCTCGTCTTCGGGATCACCCACGAAACCCTGCTCTGGAGCTCCCTGAACCGAAACGGCCGCAGCGTGTTCATCGGCGACAGCGCTTACATGATCGCGAAATTGGAAGAGAGGCATCCGTCGATCGAGGCGTACGACGTCCAATTCACGACGAAGGCGAGCGAATTGTACGATCTGATCGAGCACTGCAAAGGGGAAATTAGGGGGGAGTGCAGGCCGGTGCAGAATCTGCTATTCTCGGAGTGCAAATTGGCGGTGAACGACATGCCGAACGACATATACGACGTCGCTTGGGACGTGATAGTGGTGGACGGGCCGAGGGGGTACTTCGGGGCGACGCCgg GGCGGATGTCGGTGATTTTCACGGCGGGGGTGCTGGCGCGGAGCAAGGGGGGTGGGGCGGCGGAGACGCACGTGTTCGTCCACGAATTTGATCGGGAAGCGGAGAGGGTTAGCAGCGAGGAATTCCTGTGTGTGGAGAATTTGGTGGAAACGAAGGGTATTTTGGGGCATTTTGTCATCGGAAAAATGGACGATAATAGTAATGGCTTCGGTTTCTGCTCCGTTTCTGCTTCTTCCACTGTTCCTCACAATTCGATTtga